The following coding sequences lie in one Sphingomonas sp. M1-B02 genomic window:
- a CDS encoding exonuclease domain-containing protein — protein MAPPAPSIIRVIDLETTGQAPPAHGVCEIGWQDVALRPDGRWELQGEGGSRLVNPGRQIPPLTMAIHHIRDEDVADAPWWHDVARPILDPWPRRVALAAHRATFEEQFCTPSLTRGADWICTWKCALRLWSDSPGFSNQLLRYWRKPAGMEHERGLPAHRAFPDAYVTAFHLRDMLNEVGATQLIEWSREPGLLPRVRFGPDRGKEWSEIDDDVLHAFMADRDIDIRHTAQVEFARRSGGGAVKRSASPQDLLL, from the coding sequence ATGGCACCTCCTGCCCCTTCCATCATCCGCGTCATCGATCTCGAGACCACCGGACAGGCACCGCCTGCGCATGGCGTGTGCGAGATCGGCTGGCAGGACGTTGCGCTGCGGCCCGATGGCCGGTGGGAGCTACAGGGCGAGGGCGGCAGCCGGCTGGTCAATCCGGGGCGGCAGATCCCGCCGCTGACCATGGCGATCCATCACATCCGCGACGAGGATGTTGCCGACGCCCCCTGGTGGCACGACGTTGCCCGGCCGATCCTCGATCCCTGGCCGCGGCGGGTGGCGCTCGCAGCACATCGCGCGACGTTCGAGGAGCAGTTCTGCACACCCTCGCTCACCCGCGGCGCCGACTGGATCTGCACCTGGAAATGCGCGCTGCGATTATGGTCCGATTCGCCGGGCTTCTCCAACCAGTTGCTGCGCTATTGGCGCAAGCCCGCGGGGATGGAGCATGAGCGCGGGTTGCCGGCGCACCGCGCCTTTCCTGACGCCTATGTCACTGCCTTCCACCTGCGCGACATGCTCAACGAGGTTGGCGCAACGCAGCTGATCGAATGGTCGCGCGAGCCCGGACTGTTGCCGCGCGTGCGCTTCGGGCCCGATCGCGGCAAGGAATGGAGCGAGATCGACGACGATGTGCTCCATGCCTTCATGGCCGATCGCGACATAGACATTCGCCACACCGCCCAAGTCGAATTCGCCCGCCGCAGCGGCGGCGGGGCGGTCAAGCGCAGTGCTTCGCCCCAGGACCTGCTGCTCTAG
- a CDS encoding S-(hydroxymethyl)glutathione dehydrogenase/class III alcohol dehydrogenase, which translates to MKTRAAVAFEAKQPLEIVELDLEGPKAGEVLVEIMATGICHTDAYTLDGLDSEGLFPSVLGHEGAGIVREVGQGVTSVKPGDHVIPLYTPECRQCKSCLSGKTNLCTAIRATQGKGLMPDGTTRFSYKSQPIYHYMGCSTFSNFTVLPEIAVAKIRADAPFKTSCYIGCGVTTGVGAVVNTAKVQVGDNIVVFGLGGIGLNVLQGARMAGASRIIGVDINPDRAEWGRRFGMTDFIDARGLTSNEVIFAVQQLTDGGADYSFDCTGNTDVMRQALECCHRGWGTSIIIGVAEAGKEIATRPFQLVTGRNWRGTAFGGAKGRTDVPKIVDWYMNGKIEIDPMITHVLSLEEINKGFELMHAGESIRSVVVY; encoded by the coding sequence ATGAAGACCAGAGCCGCCGTCGCGTTCGAAGCCAAGCAGCCGCTCGAGATCGTCGAACTCGATCTGGAAGGCCCCAAGGCCGGCGAAGTGCTGGTCGAGATCATGGCCACCGGCATCTGCCACACCGATGCCTACACGCTCGACGGGCTCGATTCGGAAGGCCTGTTCCCCAGCGTGCTCGGCCATGAGGGCGCGGGGATCGTCCGCGAGGTCGGGCAGGGCGTCACCAGCGTGAAGCCGGGCGACCATGTCATCCCGCTTTACACGCCCGAATGCCGCCAATGTAAGTCGTGCCTCAGTGGCAAGACCAACCTTTGCACCGCGATCCGCGCCACCCAGGGCAAGGGGCTGATGCCCGACGGCACCACGCGCTTTTCGTATAAGAGCCAGCCCATCTACCATTATATGGGCTGCTCGACCTTTTCGAACTTCACCGTCCTGCCCGAGATCGCAGTGGCGAAGATCCGCGCGGACGCGCCGTTCAAGACCAGCTGCTATATCGGCTGCGGCGTGACCACCGGCGTCGGCGCGGTGGTCAACACTGCCAAGGTCCAGGTCGGCGACAATATCGTCGTGTTCGGGCTCGGCGGGATCGGTCTCAATGTGCTCCAGGGCGCGCGGATGGCGGGTGCGAGCAGGATCATCGGCGTCGACATCAACCCTGATCGCGCGGAATGGGGTCGCCGCTTCGGCATGACCGACTTCATCGACGCCCGCGGACTGACGAGCAATGAGGTCATCTTTGCGGTTCAGCAACTTACTGATGGCGGGGCCGACTATAGCTTCGACTGCACTGGCAATACCGACGTCATGCGCCAGGCGCTTGAATGCTGCCACCGCGGCTGGGGGACCAGCATCATCATCGGCGTGGCCGAGGCCGGCAAGGAAATCGCCACCCGCCCGTTCCAGCTCGTCACCGGGCGCAACTGGCGCGGCACCGCATTCGGCGGCGCCAAGGGCCGCACCGACGTGCCCAAGATCGTCGACTGGTACATGAACGGCAAGATCGAGATCGACCCGATGATCACCCATGTCCTCAGCCTGGAGGAGATCAACAAGGGCTTCGAGCTGATGCATGCGGGCGAGAGCATCCGCTCGGTCGTCGTCTACTGA
- a CDS encoding DUF1440 domain-containing protein, which translates to MAHHPRPFLGLLAGVAAGLVASAAMAAFQSRAQKLLPDEGGDGDPATVKAADAASEAIAGDPVPAPYRKPAGQAVHYLVGGVLGGIYGVLTEYRPAARAGFGSAYGIATAALIDEVAVPAVGLGAAPDEVPLATHFYGAASHLVYGWVLEGVRTLIAGRR; encoded by the coding sequence ATGGCCCATCATCCACGACCCTTTCTCGGCCTGCTGGCCGGCGTCGCCGCCGGGCTGGTCGCCTCCGCCGCAATGGCGGCGTTCCAATCGAGGGCGCAGAAGCTGCTGCCCGACGAGGGCGGCGACGGCGATCCCGCAACGGTGAAGGCGGCGGACGCAGCGAGCGAGGCGATCGCCGGCGATCCGGTGCCTGCACCGTATCGCAAGCCGGCCGGACAGGCAGTCCATTACCTCGTCGGTGGGGTACTCGGCGGGATCTACGGCGTGCTCACCGAATATCGGCCCGCGGCGCGCGCGGGGTTCGGCAGCGCTTATGGCATCGCGACGGCCGCCTTGATCGATGAAGTAGCGGTCCCCGCCGTCGGCCTGGGCGCCGCGCCGGACGAGGTGCCCTTGGCCACCCATTTCTATGGGGCAGCGTCGCATCTCGTTTATGGCTGGGTGCTGGAGGGCGTCCGCACGCTCATCGCCGGACGCCGCTGA
- a CDS encoding TraB/GumN family protein — MLKMLLRSGAALALTLTPGLAHAQEAKDADPALWVVKDADTTIYLFGTVHVLKPGLSWFDEAVKTAFDKSDELVLELIEPDPAAMQGIIMKTAVNPTGPTLTEKLPADKREAYGKAMADVGVPAVALDRFDPWFAAVTLSVAGLPKLGYNPESGAERVLGAAAKAAGKPVIGLETAEQQLGYFDSLPEPLQVKFLVSTVDDYPKMGETLDGMVARWSAGDPDGLAKTMNESLIETPELGKILLGDRNVRWAEWISQRLAKPGTVFVAVGAGHLAGSESVQAKLAAHKLTATRVQY; from the coding sequence ATGTTGAAGATGTTGCTGCGGTCGGGAGCCGCGCTGGCACTCACCCTGACCCCCGGCCTGGCGCACGCCCAGGAGGCCAAGGATGCCGATCCCGCTTTGTGGGTCGTCAAGGATGCCGACACGACCATCTATCTGTTCGGCACCGTCCACGTTCTGAAGCCGGGTCTCAGCTGGTTCGACGAGGCGGTGAAGACCGCGTTCGACAAGAGCGACGAGCTCGTGCTCGAACTGATCGAGCCCGATCCCGCGGCGATGCAGGGGATCATCATGAAGACCGCGGTGAACCCGACCGGCCCCACGCTCACCGAGAAACTGCCCGCGGACAAGCGCGAGGCCTATGGCAAGGCGATGGCGGATGTCGGCGTGCCGGCGGTGGCGCTGGACCGTTTCGATCCCTGGTTCGCGGCGGTCACGCTTAGCGTCGCGGGGCTCCCGAAGCTCGGTTATAATCCCGAAAGCGGCGCAGAGCGTGTGCTGGGCGCCGCAGCCAAGGCGGCCGGCAAGCCGGTGATCGGGCTCGAGACCGCAGAGCAGCAATTGGGCTATTTCGACTCCTTGCCCGAGCCGCTGCAGGTCAAGTTCCTGGTATCGACCGTCGATGATTATCCCAAAATGGGCGAGACTCTGGACGGCATGGTCGCGCGCTGGTCGGCCGGCGATCCGGACGGGCTCGCCAAGACGATGAACGAAAGCCTCATCGAGACGCCCGAGCTCGGCAAGATCCTGCTCGGCGATCGCAACGTGCGCTGGGCCGAGTGGATCTCGCAGCGCCTGGCCAAGCCCGGCACGGTGTTTGTCGCGGTCGGCGCAGGGCATCTGGCGGGCAGCGAGAGCGTCCAGGCCAAGCTCGCGGCGCACAAGTTGACGGCCACTCGCGTCCAATATTGA
- a CDS encoding helix-turn-helix transcriptional regulator, protein MKNRLKVLRAERDWSQAELGGRLGVSRQAVNAIETGKYDPSLPLAFRIGRIFGLSIEEIFDDGEGGGTDAA, encoded by the coding sequence ATGAAGAACCGGCTGAAAGTGCTGCGCGCCGAACGCGACTGGAGCCAGGCAGAGCTTGGCGGCCGTCTCGGCGTGTCGCGCCAGGCAGTGAATGCGATCGAGACGGGGAAATATGATCCCTCGCTCCCGCTCGCATTCCGCATCGGCCGCATCTTCGGGCTCAGCATCGAGGAGATTTTCGATGATGGCGAAGGGGGCGGCACGGATGCCGCATGA
- the fghA gene encoding S-formylglutathione hydrolase — MTVETLSTNRAHGGVQGVYRHASAVTGTDMTFSVYVPPHAPGAKLPLLWYLSGLTCTHANVTDKGEYRRACAELGVIFVAPDTSPRGEEVPDDSAYDFGQGAGFYVDATEAPWSANFRMRSYIEQELPALVAAEFPADMDRQGITGHSMGGHGALTIGLRNPDRFRSISAFSPIVAPSQVPWGEKALSGYLGADRSAWRAYDACALIADGARAAELLVDIGDADQFLAEQLRPELLADACAAAGIPLTLRMQPGYDHSYHFISTFMADHVAWHAERLGR; from the coding sequence CTGACCGTGGAAACGCTCTCTACCAACCGGGCGCATGGCGGCGTCCAGGGCGTCTACCGGCATGCCAGCGCCGTCACCGGCACCGACATGACCTTCTCGGTCTATGTTCCCCCCCACGCGCCCGGTGCGAAGCTGCCGCTGCTCTGGTATCTGTCCGGCCTGACCTGCACCCACGCCAACGTCACCGACAAAGGCGAGTATCGCCGCGCCTGCGCCGAGCTGGGTGTGATCTTCGTCGCGCCGGACACCTCGCCGCGCGGTGAAGAGGTGCCCGACGACTCGGCCTATGATTTCGGCCAGGGCGCGGGCTTCTATGTCGACGCGACCGAAGCCCCCTGGTCCGCGAACTTCCGGATGCGCAGCTATATCGAGCAGGAACTGCCGGCATTGGTCGCCGCCGAGTTCCCCGCGGACATGGATCGGCAGGGCATTACCGGCCATTCGATGGGCGGGCATGGCGCGCTCACGATCGGGCTGCGCAACCCGGATCGCTTCAGGAGCATCTCGGCCTTCTCGCCGATCGTCGCGCCGTCGCAGGTGCCGTGGGGCGAGAAGGCGCTGAGCGGCTATCTCGGCGCGGACCGGAGCGCGTGGCGCGCGTATGACGCCTGCGCGCTGATCGCGGATGGCGCCCGCGCGGCCGAACTGCTCGTCGACATTGGCGACGCCGACCAGTTCCTCGCGGAGCAATTGCGTCCCGAATTGCTTGCCGATGCCTGCGCCGCCGCCGGCATCCCGCTGACGCTGCGAATGCAGCCGGGCTACGATCACAGCTATCATTTCATCTCGACCTTCATGGCCGATCATGTCGCCTGGCATGCCGAACGGCTTGGGCGCTGA